Part of the Shewanella eurypsychrophilus genome is shown below.
GGCTCTGACCGTTAGAAGTGATGGTTCTTTCTGGTTAGCCGCAACGGCCTATTTCGCCGCTAAAAATGATGATGATCGAGTATATGACGCCATTACAAAATTAGATGAAAGTGCTTACTTTGCTAACAACCATGCCAAACGTATCAAGCTTTTTATGCAGGTAACGGAGAACAATCAATTCGGTCAGTTTGGCACCAATTTAGTCAACGCCATTGGTATTGAAGCAGCGATCTCTTTTCCTGTCTCATATATAGTAACTTGGTGCAAGAATGAAGTGAATGATGCAAAAAAGTCCAGCGCTTGCCTTACACTTGGGCGGAACTTGATAAAAAGGCCTAGTACCCTTTGGAATCAGATGCTTGGCTATGGAATACAAAGTCGTGTTCATGAGGATGAAAACAACGTTAAAGCAGCGGTTGCACTGCAACAGCAAAGCGATGAAATGATGCAAAATGCCCGTTCTAGTAGGCCTCCCTATACAGATCTATTCTTGTTTACTAATGAAAAATTAGCCAAAGGTTGGTTAAGTAACATGGAAACGCTCGGCGAGTATGAGGCCGGTAAACGACTCAATGTAGATGTCGAACAACTAGCTCAGAGTGACCGATTTGAGCCTTGCCGAGTTTTATTTGACAGGCCTGTTTCAGAAAGAAGGGAGCAATAATTAGGATGCTATGTGCCAAACCACAGAAATAGATCTAATGCAGTTCATGCTTAACTGGTTTGGCTATTAATATTTTTCCTTATGATCCATTGGTGATTTAGAACTTCGGGACTAAACAACATTTGTCCAGAAATGTGCTTGATTCCCACAGGCTTCTCCTAGAAAAATAAACTCCAATCGAAGAAATAAATAATCAGGTGTGAACGCGGCTGTGACCTTCGACAGCAGGGCGAGGTTTCACAGGGTTAAACTATCCGAGCGAGAGATAGGGATATCGAACTGGCTCTTAAACATGGAGGTTGTTTGATGTCGCAGAGACTATAGGGACTGTGCTTGAATGATATCCTATCTAAAGGCCAGTTCTGCATCCATGCCTCTCGTTCATAGGCTAATGGCTACGCCATATTCACCGTGTCGCAGAACCTTCTTAAAATAAAGAGTGCACATCCCTCGCCGGGCAGGCGTTAGATAACAGCTAAGTCATGGCATCCAGCAACCCAACCAAACACCAAAACAGCTCAATGAACCCAACTAAAGATACTTGCTACTTGTTATCCGACAAGTAAGCCCATTTCTGTCCATAAACGAGTTGTTATCCAAAAAGCGTCTAAATCGAAGAGATGAATAACTTGATGTAGCTGCGGCTGTGGGCTTCGGTTTCAGGGTGAGGAATCACGAAGTGATACTCTCCGAACGAGAGATAGGGATATCGAACTGGCTTTTAAACATGGAGGTTGTTGGAAACCGCAGAGCGGCCAGGGATGCTTCTTATGAAATCAAGAGCCAGCGTCCCACAGAAGTAGCTACATGTGAGCATGCTGCAGGCAATAAACATCAATGAAGCTTTGGTACTGAGCAAACTAACCAAGTACCAAAACAGCTAAATGAAACCCGACTCAAGAAAAATATTTGAAACTTGTTATTCGACAAGTACACCACTTGTTAAGTTACTTTTTTTCATTTGGGTAACTTGTTACTCTTTAATTAATGCAGACAAAATATACAAGGGAATGGAAATGAACTGGATGGAATTTGTTATACAGCTTTTTGATAAACTGGCTTGGCCATTTGTCATTCTTATCTGCGTGTTTAGTCTCAAACGTCCTATCTCTAAATTGATCCCGCTGGCCAAGAAACTTAAATTTAAAGATCTTGAAGTGGAGTTTGGCCAAGAACTGAAGGCGATTAGCCAGAAAGCAGAGGGTGCCTTTCCTGAACTTAAGTATGACAGAAAGTCCCTGCTTATCGCTTCTGCTAATAACCTGCCGAACTCAGCCGTTATTCAAGCTTGGGAAGCTGTAGATACAGCAGCAGAATCCCTTATCAGAGCAAAAAAAATCAATATCGAATTAGATGTGAATACTCGCTATAAACATATCGAGAGCATCTTGCTCAAGGAAAGCTTTATTAACACCAAGCAGGGAAAGTTGTTCAGTGAGCTAAGGCAGCTTAGAAACCGAGTCGCCCACGCTGTAGGATATGAAATCGGAAAGGTGGAAGCGGTTCAATATATCGAACTATGTTTTAAGCTTGTTTACCACCTCGAAACCTTAGCTTGTGAAGGTGAAAGCGAGTGCTTGGCAAAAGTTGAAAATATAGCAAGCTAGAGATTAGCTTGGTTGTTATTAACTTGTTGACTAACCGTTAAGTGCTATTGACTTGCTGGTCTGCTTTTATACACTGTATAGCTTCATGGATTGAGCTGTTAGGAATTAAAAATGGATGTCGGATCAACAAGAAAAAGTAAGCGCTTTACTATCAGGTTTACTGTTGTAGGGATATTTATTTTAGCGACGGTGATCACCGCCGCTATTGCCATTGGTTTGCAATATTATTTTAGCAAGGCGATGGCGACCGACTCGGCCCTAAAATATTATAATCAAGCATCACAAAGCGCCTCCACATACCTCTCTCAAATAGATATTCAGGCAAACAATGTCACTAAATTACTATCAAGCTTTGATAGCCTGATAGAAAACGACAAGTTTAATCCTGAATCCATAGATACCTTTGCCGAGGTGATGAGAAGTAACCCACTGTTTTATGCCATCTATGTTGGTTTACCAGATGGTGATTTTTATGAGCTTATCAATCTAGATGCACATCCGATAATTCGTTCGCAGTTAGAAGCCTCACATTTAGATCGTTGGGTTACGATAGAGATAAAGGGAGAGGGGAGCGCGCGAAGCCAATATTATCGATATCTAGACGAAGAGTTTAACTTACGTGCAAGTCGTCAAAAGCCAAGTGAGTACGATGCCCGTTTACGACCTTGGTTCACCGATGCTAATCGCGTCAGTGTCAATAAAACAGAGCCTTACCTGTTTCAGCATCTGCAAGCTCCTGGGCAAACTTATTCTATCAAACTACCAAATTCAGATGCCGTTTTAGCCGTTGATATTGCACTATCAACCCTGAGTGATTATCTGATAGAGCGAGGGGACCAATCACAGGTCGAAGCTTACCTTTATAAAGCCAGCGGTGAGTTAATTGCCTCCAATCGGTACCCGCAACTCAATACCTTGATGCCTAAAGGGCCAGGCTTATCATTAACTGCTGCACAGCGCGATCTCATTGCCAATACACCTGAGTTGCTGGTGTCTAATGAGATTGATTGGGCACCTATAGACTTTACAATCTCAGGTGAACCAGAAGGCTATAGTATCGATCTTCTTAGAATGCTTGCTGAGTCGAGTGGGCTTAAATTTAACTTTGTTAATGGCTTTACTTGGAATGAGCTGGTCGATAGTTACACGATGGAAGAGATCGACATGTTGCACTCCATCATGCTGACGGATAAAAATGAAACTTTAGGTGAATTTAGTGAGTCCTTCTTAGATCTCCATTATGCGATTGTGACTCAACCAGAAAACGATACCATAACTAGGCTTTCTGAACTCAATGGCAAGCGACTCGCTATCCCAAAAGGCTGGTCAATCATTCAAGTTGTGAGCAAGGCATTTCCAGATATTGAGATTGTCGAATTGGCATCCACCCAGGCCATCTTACAAGCTGTAGAGAGTGGCGAAGTGTTTGCGGCCTTGGATACTAGTGTCAATTTGCACTATACCGCTCAAAGCTATTTTATTGATCGACTTAAATATCATGAAACCATTAGTTTTGGGAATATCAGTGTCCCGACTGGCTTGCATATGGTGATGCAAGGTAAAAATGCACCCTTGATTGACATCATAAATTTGGCTATTAGCAATATTACGTCAGAGCAAAGAGCTGCATTAGCCGCTAAATGGTTTGCACATGGTGAGCTACAGAGTTTTACTCCTCAAGGAATCGTTCCTTATGAGGTGTTGATTGATATGGCTGCAGATCCTAAACAGCAAAACCAACTCATTAGCACTAAAATAAATGGTATCGAGCAGTTTATCTATGTCACCAGTTTCGGAGAGGATAAAGCTGCTCAAGATAAATTTGCCATTGTGGTGCCAGCTTCAATATTGCTGGCATCGAGTAAAGACAAAGTGAGCCAGTCTATATTGATCACCGCACTATGCCTGTTGCTCATTTTGCCTATCTCTTGGGTGTTTGCTTCACCGATAATTCGACCGATTAAAGCGCTGGCGATTGAGAATGAGAAGATAAAAAATCGTCGCTATGATGAGGTTACCAATGTTGACTCCAGTATTGCCGAGCTCGACGAATTGGCTAATTCAATGCTCGATATGTCCGAATCTATTCAATTATATGAGCGTAATCAAAAGGAGTTGATGGAGTCATTCATTAAGTTAATTGCACAAGCCATTGATGATAAATCTCCATATACGGCGGGTCATTGTAACCGTGTGCCTGAACTTGGGTTGATGCTGGCGGATGCCGCAGAAAAGTCACAGCTTGACCATTTTAAAGCGTTTAGTTTCAACTCTGCCGATGAGCGTAGAGAGTTTAGAATCGCAGCCTGGCTACATGATTGCGGCAAGATCACCACGCCTGAATATATAGTCGATAAAGGCACTAAGCTTGAAGCGGTTTACAACCGCATTCATGAAGTTCGTATGCGCTTTGAGGTGCTTTGGCGTGATGCTGAGATAGATTACCTTAAGCGACTCTCTTGTGCTGATTCAAGTGAATTGTTGGCTGTAGAGTTAGAAAAAAAACGTGAGCAGCTTAAAGCTGACTTTGAGTTTATCGCCAATGCCAACGTGGGTGGTGAGTTTATGGGCCAAGCCCATAAAGACCGCTTAGCTGAACTTGCCGAAATCACTTGGCAGAGAAACTTCGATGATAGGCTAGGTTTATCTCCAGTCGAAGAGCTTAACTTAAATGATGCTAAGTCGACAGAGAGCTACCCAGTGACGGAGCCACTCTTGAGGGACAAACAAGAACATATTATCAAGCGTATCAACAAGGTGGAGTTTGACCCTAAGTTTGGTATTAAGATGGATATCCCAGAACATCAGTATAATCTCGGTGAACTCTATAATCTTTCTATCTCGCGAGGAACGCTCACCGCCGAAGACAGGTTTAAGATTAACGAGCATGTCACCAGTACTATCAAGATGCTTGAAACGCTGCCATTCCCACCTGAGTTAGCTAAAGTCCCAAGATACGCATCGACCCACCATGAAACCTTAAAGGGCACGGGTTATCCCCGCAGACTCAGTGCTGAAGACCTGTCTATCCCGGAACGTATTTTAGTGGTGGCCGATATTTTTGAAGCGCTTACCGCAGCCGATAGACCTTATAAGAAAGCCAAGCCGCTTAGCGTTGCTATCGATATTCTTCATAAGATGGCATTGGATGAACACTTAGACATTGAGGTCTTTAGGCTGTTCCTAACAAGTGGTATCTATTTAGAGTATGCTCATAAATTCCTTGACGCTAAACAGATTAATGAAGTCGATGTCGCTAAGTATTTAGCGGATGAACCAAAGCTAAAAAGTGCTTAATTATTGGGGGCTGGACAGCTATATGTTCCATTTCAGTTGCTTGTTTTAGTTGCTTGTTTTAGTTGCTTGTTTTCGTTGTTATCCCGGCGGTACTTTGGCCGGGTTCTAATGTCCAAATGAACGATTTCACTTTTTTTTGCGTAAACCATCTTATCCTAGTGCCTGATATTTTCTATAAACCTATTTAAGTACTTTCCTTTGCTATGACGACGTCGTGGTATGGGGGAGTACTCATATTTAGGTTAAAACAAATTAATGGTTCAAAATTACTGTCGTGCTAAAATGCGCTCGGCGAGTCAAATGACTGCCAGAAAGGTCGTTTAACGCCTCCCTTATTCCCATCATTGATTAGAGTTTTTATGAAACGGATTTTACTGTTATCCCTGTTTGTTTTTTCTACCTTTTCCAAGAGCGCTATTGCCGTCGAACCTCTGTTTGAAACTCCAGAAGATATGGAGCCGACTTGGGTTGATAACATTCTGTCGGTCTTTGGTGCAGATGGTGAATTTGATGAGACTAAAGCCATCGATATGAGTTACCTACCAACGGCTTATTACACGCCAGAGAAAAAGTTTGGTGTCGGTCTGTTGATGGTGGGTTTATATAAAACCGACGATGCATCGCCTGAAGAGCAGCCATCATCATTAGTGCTAAATTCGTTTGTTTCGATGAATAACTCGTATGGTGTCGAAGTTGAAAATATGACATTTTTCAACGAAGGCAAGCAAAGGTTACTGCTGGAATTAGAGCTCAATAATGAAGCGGCGGTGTATTATGGCCAGGGCATAGAGCAAGGTGATCAAGATAGTAATCATCACGAATATGAAGGGCAGCTATACAGCTTTAAGCCACGCTGGATGACAGAGGTCGCTGACAACTACTTTATCGGAGTAGGTGCTGACTTTATCTATGCGAGTGCAGATAAATTAAAGTTAGTAGACACTGAGACCCCAGTAGACTCAAGCGACATATTGCCAAATAACTTTAGTTCAGGTGTCGTGTTGACCAGTGTCTATGATTCACGGGACTATCGTTTAAACGCGACCAAAGGCTGGCTATTTCAAGTTGATGCTGGCCTGTATCAAAATAATGAATCCTCATCATTTTCAACTTATGACATTGAGTTAGCTAACTATATTGATCTAAGCGGCTCTGCACCTGGGCTTATTGCATGGCAAGTACAAGGACACTTTACCAATGGCGATGTGCCTTGGAATATGTTGCCTGATCTTGGTGGATCTAATGCCATGCGCGGATATATCAAAGGCCGTTATCGTGATGAGCAGATGATGATGGGGCAAGTTGAATATCGCTTACCCATATTCCAACGTTATGGCATGGTCTTCTGGGGCGCGGTAGGTAGCGTGGCGCCGAAAGTTAGCGATCTTACTGAGGAGCTTTTAACCTCCTACGGAACAGGTTTCCGTTTTAATATTAAAGACAATATTAATTTACGTTTTGATGTAGGTGTTGGTGAAAATGAAACCAACTTCTACCTTAATGTGAATGAAGTCTTTTAAGCATGGCTAACATTGCATGCACTTTTTTGTCAGTACCAACACTAACACCTGTTTTAGTGCGAGTTTTAACGCTAACTTTAGTACTAGGGACATTAACCAATACAGCCTTCGCCAATACGGCACAAGAGCAACAAGAGCTTGTACAAGATCATAGCCAGAAACAGTGTAGTCGTACTTCAAACTTCTCTATTTACCTGAGTGGCTTATATACAGGCTCAATGAACAGGACTGAGGTTTGGCAGGGAAAAACTGCGGTTGTTACCACAAAAAGTGAAGCCAGTATTTTGGGCATAGGCACTCAGTACCATCAAAGGGCTGAGTTATCCTGGTCGAGTACCACTAACGAATGGCTAACCGATAAATTTCACCAAAAAGTGACGGGGTTCCGAGCCAGAGACATGCGAGTGACTTTCGAGCATGGTGGGCGTGAGTCTCGGGTCGATATAGATGGGGAGGTTGATACTTATGTATCAGACGATATACCTCTGCGAGGCGTTGATACCCTGTTGATTCAAATTCGTCAATACTTGCTGCAAGGACGCAAGCAATTCGC
Proteins encoded:
- a CDS encoding HD domain-containing phosphohydrolase is translated as MDVGSTRKSKRFTIRFTVVGIFILATVITAAIAIGLQYYFSKAMATDSALKYYNQASQSASTYLSQIDIQANNVTKLLSSFDSLIENDKFNPESIDTFAEVMRSNPLFYAIYVGLPDGDFYELINLDAHPIIRSQLEASHLDRWVTIEIKGEGSARSQYYRYLDEEFNLRASRQKPSEYDARLRPWFTDANRVSVNKTEPYLFQHLQAPGQTYSIKLPNSDAVLAVDIALSTLSDYLIERGDQSQVEAYLYKASGELIASNRYPQLNTLMPKGPGLSLTAAQRDLIANTPELLVSNEIDWAPIDFTISGEPEGYSIDLLRMLAESSGLKFNFVNGFTWNELVDSYTMEEIDMLHSIMLTDKNETLGEFSESFLDLHYAIVTQPENDTITRLSELNGKRLAIPKGWSIIQVVSKAFPDIEIVELASTQAILQAVESGEVFAALDTSVNLHYTAQSYFIDRLKYHETISFGNISVPTGLHMVMQGKNAPLIDIINLAISNITSEQRAALAAKWFAHGELQSFTPQGIVPYEVLIDMAADPKQQNQLISTKINGIEQFIYVTSFGEDKAAQDKFAIVVPASILLASSKDKVSQSILITALCLLLILPISWVFASPIIRPIKALAIENEKIKNRRYDEVTNVDSSIAELDELANSMLDMSESIQLYERNQKELMESFIKLIAQAIDDKSPYTAGHCNRVPELGLMLADAAEKSQLDHFKAFSFNSADERREFRIAAWLHDCGKITTPEYIVDKGTKLEAVYNRIHEVRMRFEVLWRDAEIDYLKRLSCADSSELLAVELEKKREQLKADFEFIANANVGGEFMGQAHKDRLAELAEITWQRNFDDRLGLSPVEELNLNDAKSTESYPVTEPLLRDKQEHIIKRINKVEFDPKFGIKMDIPEHQYNLGELYNLSISRGTLTAEDRFKINEHVTSTIKMLETLPFPPELAKVPRYASTHHETLKGTGYPRRLSAEDLSIPERILVVADIFEALTAADRPYKKAKPLSVAIDILHKMALDEHLDIEVFRLFLTSGIYLEYAHKFLDAKQINEVDVAKYLADEPKLKSA
- a CDS encoding BamA/TamA family outer membrane protein, with translation MKRILLLSLFVFSTFSKSAIAVEPLFETPEDMEPTWVDNILSVFGADGEFDETKAIDMSYLPTAYYTPEKKFGVGLLMVGLYKTDDASPEEQPSSLVLNSFVSMNNSYGVEVENMTFFNEGKQRLLLELELNNEAAVYYGQGIEQGDQDSNHHEYEGQLYSFKPRWMTEVADNYFIGVGADFIYASADKLKLVDTETPVDSSDILPNNFSSGVVLTSVYDSRDYRLNATKGWLFQVDAGLYQNNESSSFSTYDIELANYIDLSGSAPGLIAWQVQGHFTNGDVPWNMLPDLGGSNAMRGYIKGRYRDEQMMMGQVEYRLPIFQRYGMVFWGAVGSVAPKVSDLTEELLTSYGTGFRFNIKDNINLRFDVGVGENETNFYLNVNEVF